One Sus scrofa isolate TJ Tabasco breed Duroc chromosome 1, Sscrofa11.1, whole genome shotgun sequence DNA segment encodes these proteins:
- the MBD1 gene encoding methyl-CpG-binding domain protein 1 isoform X7: MAEDWLDCPALGPGWKRREVFRKSGATCGRSDTYYQSPTGDRIRSKVELTRYLGPACDLSLFDFKQGILCYPAPKAHSLAVPSRKRKKPSKPAKARKRQVGPQKSEVRKETPRDETKADANPAPASLPAPGCCENCGISFSGDGTRRQRLKTLCKDCRAQRIAFNREQRMFKRVGCGECTACQVTEDCGACSTCLLQLPHDVASGLFCKCEQRRCLRIVERSRGCGVCRGCQTREDCGRCRVCLRPPRPGLRRQWKCVQRRCLRHLAHRLRRHHQRCQRRPSLAVAPPAGKHGRRRGGCDSKVAPRRRSRAQPLPPLLPSQPPESPELHPRTLAPLPRAEFIYYCVDEDELQPYTNRRQNRKCGACTACLRRMDCGHCDFCCDKPKFGGSNQKRQKCRWRQCLQFAMKRLLPSVWAGSEDGSEPPPPYPRRKRPCSTRRPRLGQTLKPPLATPTARRDHTQTSMKQETGGGFVLPPPGTDLVFLREGASSPVQVPGPAPASTEALLQEAQCPGLSWVVALPQVKQEKADAQEDWTPGTAILTSPVLLPGCPSKTVDPGLPAVKQEPPDPEEDKEENKDDSASDLAPEEEAGGAGTPVITEIFSLGGTRLRDTAVWLPRSKDLKKPGARKQ; this comes from the exons ATGGCTGAGGACTGGCTGGACTGCCcggccctgggccctggctggAAGCGCCGTGAGGTCTTTCGAAAGTCAGGTGCCACCTGCGGACGCTCAGACACCTATTACCAGAG CCCCACAGGAGACAGGATCCGAAGCAAAGTTGAGCTCACCCGATACCTGGGCCCTGCGTGTGACCTCTCCCTCTTTGACTTCAAACAAGGCATCTTGTGCTATCCAGCCCCTAAG GCCCATTCCTTGGCTGTCCCCAGCAGGAAGCGGAAGAAGCCTTCAAAGCCAGCCAAGGCTCGGAAACGTCAGGTTGGCCCCCAAAAGAGTGAGGTCAGGAAGGAGACCCCAAGGGATGAGACCAAGGCTGACGCTAACCCAGCCCCAGCTTCACTTCCTGCACCTGG GTGCTGTGAGAACTGTGGAATCAGCTTCTCAGGGGATGGTACCCGAAGGCAGAGGCTCAAGACTTTGTGCAAGGACTGCCGAG cacagagaattgCTTTCAACCGGGAGCAGAGGATGTTTAAG CGTGTGGGCTGTGGGGAGTGCACAGCCTGCCAGGTAACAGAAGACTGTGGGGCCTGCTCCACCTGCCTTCTGCAGTTGCCCCATGACGTGGCATCGGGGCTGTTCTGCAAGTGTGAGCAAAGACGGTGCCTCCGGATTGTGGAAAGG AGCCGAGGATGTGGAGTATGCCGGGGCTGTCAGACCCGAGAGGACTGTGGGCGTTGTCGAGTCTGCCTTCGCCCTCCCCGCCCTGGTCTCAGGCGCCAGTGGAAGTGCGTCCAGCGGCGTTGCTTACGG CACCTTGCCCATCGCCTCCGTCGCCACCATCAGCGATGTCAACGACGCCCTTCCCTAGCTGTGGCTCCCCCTGCT gGTAAACATGGCCGCCGCAGGGGAGGCTGTGACTCCAAGGTAGCTCCACGGCGGCGGTCCCGAGCACAGCCACTGCCTCCGCTTCTCCCGTCACAGCCTCCAGAGTCTCCAGAGCTG CACCCCAGAACCCTGGCCCCCTTGCCACGTGCCGAATTCATCTATTACTGTGTAGACGAGGACGAGCTA CAGCCTTATACGAACCGCCGGCAGAATCGCAAGTGTGGGGCCTGTACAGCCTGCCTGCGGCGGATGGACTGTGGCCACTGTGACTTCTGCTGTGACAAGCCCAAATTTGGGGGCAGCAACCAGAAGCGCCAGAAATGTCGTTGGCGCCAATGCCTGCAGTTTGCTATG AAGCGGCTGCTGCCAAGTGTCTGGGCAGGGTCTGAGGATGGGTCAGAGCCGCCCCCACCTTACCCTCGTCGAAAAAGGCCTTGCTCTACTCGAAGGCCTCGTCTGGGTCAGACCCTGAAGCCTCccttggccacacctacagcccGACGAGACCATACCCAGACTTCAATGAAGCAGGAAACGGGCGGTGGCTTTGTGCTGCCCCCACCTGGCACTGACCTTGTGTTCTTACGGGAGGGTGCAAGCAGTCCTGTGCAGGTGCCTGGCCCAGCTCCAGCTTCCACAGAAGCTTTGTTGCAG GAGGCCCAGTGCCCTGGCCTGAGTTGGGTTGTGGCCTTACCCCAGGTGAAGCAAGAGAAGGCGGATGCCCAGGAAGACTGGACACCGGGCACAGCCATCCTGACTTCTCCTGTATTGCTGCCGGGCTGCCCCAGCAAG ACAGTAGATCCAGGCCTTCCAGCTGTGAAGCAAGAGCCACCTGACCCTGAGGAGGACAAGGAGGAGAACAAGGATGACTCTGCCTCTGACTTGGCcccagaggaggaggcaggaggggctggcACGCCCGTG ATCACGGAGATTTTCAGCCTGGGTGGAACCCGCCTCCGGGACACAGCAGTCTGGTTGCCAAG GTCCAAGGACCTTAAAAAACCTGGAGCTAGAAAGCAGTAG
- the MBD1 gene encoding methyl-CpG-binding domain protein 1 isoform X16, whose translation MAEDWLDCPALGPGWKRREVFRKSGATCGRSDTYYQSPTGDRIRSKVELTRYLGPACDLSLFDFKQGILCYPAPKAHSLAVPSRKRKKPSKPAKARKRQVGPQKSEVRKETPRDETKADANPAPASLPAPGCCENCGISFSGDGTRRQRLKTLCKDCRAQRIAFNREQRMFKRVGCGECTACQVTEDCGACSTCLLQLPHDVASGLFCKCEQRRCLRIVERSRGCGVCRGCQTREDCGRCRVCLRPPRPGLRRQWKCVQRRCLRGKHGRRRGGCDSKVAPRRRSRAQPLPPLLPSQPPESPELHPRTLAPLPRAEFIYYCVDEDELQPYTNRRQNRKCGACTACLRRMDCGHCDFCCDKPKFGGSNQKRQKCRWRQCLQFAMKRLLPSVWAGSEDGSEPPPPYPRRKRPCSTRRPRLGQTLKPPLATPTARRDHTQTSMKQETGGGFVLPPPGTDLVFLREGASSPVQVPGPAPASTEALLQVKQEKADAQEDWTPGTAILTSPVLLPGCPSKTVDPGLPAVKQEPPDPEEDKEENKDDSASDLAPEEEAGGAGTPVITEIFSLGGTRLRDTAVWLPRSKDLKKPGARKQ comes from the exons ATGGCTGAGGACTGGCTGGACTGCCcggccctgggccctggctggAAGCGCCGTGAGGTCTTTCGAAAGTCAGGTGCCACCTGCGGACGCTCAGACACCTATTACCAGAG CCCCACAGGAGACAGGATCCGAAGCAAAGTTGAGCTCACCCGATACCTGGGCCCTGCGTGTGACCTCTCCCTCTTTGACTTCAAACAAGGCATCTTGTGCTATCCAGCCCCTAAG GCCCATTCCTTGGCTGTCCCCAGCAGGAAGCGGAAGAAGCCTTCAAAGCCAGCCAAGGCTCGGAAACGTCAGGTTGGCCCCCAAAAGAGTGAGGTCAGGAAGGAGACCCCAAGGGATGAGACCAAGGCTGACGCTAACCCAGCCCCAGCTTCACTTCCTGCACCTGG GTGCTGTGAGAACTGTGGAATCAGCTTCTCAGGGGATGGTACCCGAAGGCAGAGGCTCAAGACTTTGTGCAAGGACTGCCGAG cacagagaattgCTTTCAACCGGGAGCAGAGGATGTTTAAG CGTGTGGGCTGTGGGGAGTGCACAGCCTGCCAGGTAACAGAAGACTGTGGGGCCTGCTCCACCTGCCTTCTGCAGTTGCCCCATGACGTGGCATCGGGGCTGTTCTGCAAGTGTGAGCAAAGACGGTGCCTCCGGATTGTGGAAAGG AGCCGAGGATGTGGAGTATGCCGGGGCTGTCAGACCCGAGAGGACTGTGGGCGTTGTCGAGTCTGCCTTCGCCCTCCCCGCCCTGGTCTCAGGCGCCAGTGGAAGTGCGTCCAGCGGCGTTGCTTACGG gGTAAACATGGCCGCCGCAGGGGAGGCTGTGACTCCAAGGTAGCTCCACGGCGGCGGTCCCGAGCACAGCCACTGCCTCCGCTTCTCCCGTCACAGCCTCCAGAGTCTCCAGAGCTG CACCCCAGAACCCTGGCCCCCTTGCCACGTGCCGAATTCATCTATTACTGTGTAGACGAGGACGAGCTA CAGCCTTATACGAACCGCCGGCAGAATCGCAAGTGTGGGGCCTGTACAGCCTGCCTGCGGCGGATGGACTGTGGCCACTGTGACTTCTGCTGTGACAAGCCCAAATTTGGGGGCAGCAACCAGAAGCGCCAGAAATGTCGTTGGCGCCAATGCCTGCAGTTTGCTATG AAGCGGCTGCTGCCAAGTGTCTGGGCAGGGTCTGAGGATGGGTCAGAGCCGCCCCCACCTTACCCTCGTCGAAAAAGGCCTTGCTCTACTCGAAGGCCTCGTCTGGGTCAGACCCTGAAGCCTCccttggccacacctacagcccGACGAGACCATACCCAGACTTCAATGAAGCAGGAAACGGGCGGTGGCTTTGTGCTGCCCCCACCTGGCACTGACCTTGTGTTCTTACGGGAGGGTGCAAGCAGTCCTGTGCAGGTGCCTGGCCCAGCTCCAGCTTCCACAGAAGCTTTGTTGCAG GTGAAGCAAGAGAAGGCGGATGCCCAGGAAGACTGGACACCGGGCACAGCCATCCTGACTTCTCCTGTATTGCTGCCGGGCTGCCCCAGCAAG ACAGTAGATCCAGGCCTTCCAGCTGTGAAGCAAGAGCCACCTGACCCTGAGGAGGACAAGGAGGAGAACAAGGATGACTCTGCCTCTGACTTGGCcccagaggaggaggcaggaggggctggcACGCCCGTG ATCACGGAGATTTTCAGCCTGGGTGGAACCCGCCTCCGGGACACAGCAGTCTGGTTGCCAAG GTCCAAGGACCTTAAAAAACCTGGAGCTAGAAAGCAGTAG
- the MBD1 gene encoding methyl-CpG-binding domain protein 1 isoform X20, with protein MAEDWLDCPALGPGWKRREVFRKSGATCGRSDTYYQSPTGDRIRSKVELTRYLGPACDLSLFDFKQGILCYPAPKAHSLAVPSRKRKKPSKPAKARKRQVGPQKSEVRKETPRDETKADANPAPASLPAPGCCENCGISFSGDGTRRQRLKTLCKDCRAQRIAFNREQRMFKRVGCGECTACQVTEDCGACSTCLLQLPHDVASGLFCKCEQRRCLRIVERSRGCGVCRGCQTREDCGRCRVCLRPPRPGLRRQWKCVQRRCLRGKHGRRRGGCDSKVAPRRRSRAQPLPPLLPSQPPESPELPYTNRRQNRKCGACTACLRRMDCGHCDFCCDKPKFGGSNQKRQKCRWRQCLQFAMKRLLPSVWAGSEDGSEPPPPYPRRKRPCSTRRPRLGQTLKPPLATPTARRDHTQTSMKQETGGGFVLPPPGTDLVFLREGASSPVQVPGPAPASTEALLQEAQCPGLSWVVALPQVKQEKADAQEDWTPGTAILTSPVLLPGCPSKTVDPGLPAVKQEPPDPEEDKEENKDDSASDLAPEEEAGGAGTPVITEIFSLGGTRLRDTAVWLPRSKDLKKPGARKQ; from the exons ATGGCTGAGGACTGGCTGGACTGCCcggccctgggccctggctggAAGCGCCGTGAGGTCTTTCGAAAGTCAGGTGCCACCTGCGGACGCTCAGACACCTATTACCAGAG CCCCACAGGAGACAGGATCCGAAGCAAAGTTGAGCTCACCCGATACCTGGGCCCTGCGTGTGACCTCTCCCTCTTTGACTTCAAACAAGGCATCTTGTGCTATCCAGCCCCTAAG GCCCATTCCTTGGCTGTCCCCAGCAGGAAGCGGAAGAAGCCTTCAAAGCCAGCCAAGGCTCGGAAACGTCAGGTTGGCCCCCAAAAGAGTGAGGTCAGGAAGGAGACCCCAAGGGATGAGACCAAGGCTGACGCTAACCCAGCCCCAGCTTCACTTCCTGCACCTGG GTGCTGTGAGAACTGTGGAATCAGCTTCTCAGGGGATGGTACCCGAAGGCAGAGGCTCAAGACTTTGTGCAAGGACTGCCGAG cacagagaattgCTTTCAACCGGGAGCAGAGGATGTTTAAG CGTGTGGGCTGTGGGGAGTGCACAGCCTGCCAGGTAACAGAAGACTGTGGGGCCTGCTCCACCTGCCTTCTGCAGTTGCCCCATGACGTGGCATCGGGGCTGTTCTGCAAGTGTGAGCAAAGACGGTGCCTCCGGATTGTGGAAAGG AGCCGAGGATGTGGAGTATGCCGGGGCTGTCAGACCCGAGAGGACTGTGGGCGTTGTCGAGTCTGCCTTCGCCCTCCCCGCCCTGGTCTCAGGCGCCAGTGGAAGTGCGTCCAGCGGCGTTGCTTACGG gGTAAACATGGCCGCCGCAGGGGAGGCTGTGACTCCAAGGTAGCTCCACGGCGGCGGTCCCGAGCACAGCCACTGCCTCCGCTTCTCCCGTCACAGCCTCCAGAGTCTCCAGAGCTG CCTTATACGAACCGCCGGCAGAATCGCAAGTGTGGGGCCTGTACAGCCTGCCTGCGGCGGATGGACTGTGGCCACTGTGACTTCTGCTGTGACAAGCCCAAATTTGGGGGCAGCAACCAGAAGCGCCAGAAATGTCGTTGGCGCCAATGCCTGCAGTTTGCTATG AAGCGGCTGCTGCCAAGTGTCTGGGCAGGGTCTGAGGATGGGTCAGAGCCGCCCCCACCTTACCCTCGTCGAAAAAGGCCTTGCTCTACTCGAAGGCCTCGTCTGGGTCAGACCCTGAAGCCTCccttggccacacctacagcccGACGAGACCATACCCAGACTTCAATGAAGCAGGAAACGGGCGGTGGCTTTGTGCTGCCCCCACCTGGCACTGACCTTGTGTTCTTACGGGAGGGTGCAAGCAGTCCTGTGCAGGTGCCTGGCCCAGCTCCAGCTTCCACAGAAGCTTTGTTGCAG GAGGCCCAGTGCCCTGGCCTGAGTTGGGTTGTGGCCTTACCCCAGGTGAAGCAAGAGAAGGCGGATGCCCAGGAAGACTGGACACCGGGCACAGCCATCCTGACTTCTCCTGTATTGCTGCCGGGCTGCCCCAGCAAG ACAGTAGATCCAGGCCTTCCAGCTGTGAAGCAAGAGCCACCTGACCCTGAGGAGGACAAGGAGGAGAACAAGGATGACTCTGCCTCTGACTTGGCcccagaggaggaggcaggaggggctggcACGCCCGTG ATCACGGAGATTTTCAGCCTGGGTGGAACCCGCCTCCGGGACACAGCAGTCTGGTTGCCAAG GTCCAAGGACCTTAAAAAACCTGGAGCTAGAAAGCAGTAG
- the MBD1 gene encoding methyl-CpG-binding domain protein 1 isoform X17 produces MAEDWLDCPALGPGWKRREVFRKSGATCGRSDTYYQSPTGDRIRSKVELTRYLGPACDLSLFDFKQGILCYPAPKAHSLAVPSRKRKKPSKPAKARKRQVGPQKSEVRKETPRDETKADANPAPASLPAPGCCENCGISFSGDGTRRQRLKTLCKDCRAQRIAFNREQRMFKRVGCGECTACQVTEDCGACSTCLLQLPHDVASGLFCKCEQRRCLRIVERSRGCGVCRGCQTREDCGRCRVCLRPPRPGLRRQWKCVQRRCLRGKHGRRRGGCDSKVAPRRRSRAQPLPPLLPSQPPESPELHPRTLAPLPRAEFIYYCVDEDELPYTNRRQNRKCGACTACLRRMDCGHCDFCCDKPKFGGSNQKRQKCRWRQCLQFAMKRLLPSVWAGSEDGSEPPPPYPRRKRPCSTRRPRLGQTLKPPLATPTARRDHTQTSMKQETGGGFVLPPPGTDLVFLREGASSPVQVPGPAPASTEALLQVKQEKADAQEDWTPGTAILTSPVLLPGCPSKTVDPGLPAVKQEPPDPEEDKEENKDDSASDLAPEEEAGGAGTPVITEIFSLGGTRLRDTAVWLPRSKDLKKPGARKQ; encoded by the exons ATGGCTGAGGACTGGCTGGACTGCCcggccctgggccctggctggAAGCGCCGTGAGGTCTTTCGAAAGTCAGGTGCCACCTGCGGACGCTCAGACACCTATTACCAGAG CCCCACAGGAGACAGGATCCGAAGCAAAGTTGAGCTCACCCGATACCTGGGCCCTGCGTGTGACCTCTCCCTCTTTGACTTCAAACAAGGCATCTTGTGCTATCCAGCCCCTAAG GCCCATTCCTTGGCTGTCCCCAGCAGGAAGCGGAAGAAGCCTTCAAAGCCAGCCAAGGCTCGGAAACGTCAGGTTGGCCCCCAAAAGAGTGAGGTCAGGAAGGAGACCCCAAGGGATGAGACCAAGGCTGACGCTAACCCAGCCCCAGCTTCACTTCCTGCACCTGG GTGCTGTGAGAACTGTGGAATCAGCTTCTCAGGGGATGGTACCCGAAGGCAGAGGCTCAAGACTTTGTGCAAGGACTGCCGAG cacagagaattgCTTTCAACCGGGAGCAGAGGATGTTTAAG CGTGTGGGCTGTGGGGAGTGCACAGCCTGCCAGGTAACAGAAGACTGTGGGGCCTGCTCCACCTGCCTTCTGCAGTTGCCCCATGACGTGGCATCGGGGCTGTTCTGCAAGTGTGAGCAAAGACGGTGCCTCCGGATTGTGGAAAGG AGCCGAGGATGTGGAGTATGCCGGGGCTGTCAGACCCGAGAGGACTGTGGGCGTTGTCGAGTCTGCCTTCGCCCTCCCCGCCCTGGTCTCAGGCGCCAGTGGAAGTGCGTCCAGCGGCGTTGCTTACGG gGTAAACATGGCCGCCGCAGGGGAGGCTGTGACTCCAAGGTAGCTCCACGGCGGCGGTCCCGAGCACAGCCACTGCCTCCGCTTCTCCCGTCACAGCCTCCAGAGTCTCCAGAGCTG CACCCCAGAACCCTGGCCCCCTTGCCACGTGCCGAATTCATCTATTACTGTGTAGACGAGGACGAGCTA CCTTATACGAACCGCCGGCAGAATCGCAAGTGTGGGGCCTGTACAGCCTGCCTGCGGCGGATGGACTGTGGCCACTGTGACTTCTGCTGTGACAAGCCCAAATTTGGGGGCAGCAACCAGAAGCGCCAGAAATGTCGTTGGCGCCAATGCCTGCAGTTTGCTATG AAGCGGCTGCTGCCAAGTGTCTGGGCAGGGTCTGAGGATGGGTCAGAGCCGCCCCCACCTTACCCTCGTCGAAAAAGGCCTTGCTCTACTCGAAGGCCTCGTCTGGGTCAGACCCTGAAGCCTCccttggccacacctacagcccGACGAGACCATACCCAGACTTCAATGAAGCAGGAAACGGGCGGTGGCTTTGTGCTGCCCCCACCTGGCACTGACCTTGTGTTCTTACGGGAGGGTGCAAGCAGTCCTGTGCAGGTGCCTGGCCCAGCTCCAGCTTCCACAGAAGCTTTGTTGCAG GTGAAGCAAGAGAAGGCGGATGCCCAGGAAGACTGGACACCGGGCACAGCCATCCTGACTTCTCCTGTATTGCTGCCGGGCTGCCCCAGCAAG ACAGTAGATCCAGGCCTTCCAGCTGTGAAGCAAGAGCCACCTGACCCTGAGGAGGACAAGGAGGAGAACAAGGATGACTCTGCCTCTGACTTGGCcccagaggaggaggcaggaggggctggcACGCCCGTG ATCACGGAGATTTTCAGCCTGGGTGGAACCCGCCTCCGGGACACAGCAGTCTGGTTGCCAAG GTCCAAGGACCTTAAAAAACCTGGAGCTAGAAAGCAGTAG
- the MBD1 gene encoding methyl-CpG-binding domain protein 1 isoform X31 yields MFKRVGCGECTACQVTEDCGACSTCLLQLPHDVASGLFCKCEQRRCLRIVERSRGCGVCRGCQTREDCGRCRVCLRPPRPGLRRQWKCVQRRCLRGKHGRRRGGCDSKVAPRRRSRAQPLPPLLPSQPPESPELPYTNRRQNRKCGACTACLRRMDCGHCDFCCDKPKFGGSNQKRQKCRWRQCLQFAMKRLLPSVWAGSEDGSEPPPPYPRRKRPCSTRRPRLGQTLKPPLATPTARRDHTQTSMKQETGGGFVLPPPGTDLVFLREGASSPVQVPGPAPASTEALLQTVDPGLPAVKQEPPDPEEDKEENKDDSASDLAPEEEAGGAGTPVITEIFSLGGTRLRDTAVWLPRSKDLKKPGARKQ; encoded by the exons ATGTTTAAG CGTGTGGGCTGTGGGGAGTGCACAGCCTGCCAGGTAACAGAAGACTGTGGGGCCTGCTCCACCTGCCTTCTGCAGTTGCCCCATGACGTGGCATCGGGGCTGTTCTGCAAGTGTGAGCAAAGACGGTGCCTCCGGATTGTGGAAAGG AGCCGAGGATGTGGAGTATGCCGGGGCTGTCAGACCCGAGAGGACTGTGGGCGTTGTCGAGTCTGCCTTCGCCCTCCCCGCCCTGGTCTCAGGCGCCAGTGGAAGTGCGTCCAGCGGCGTTGCTTACGG gGTAAACATGGCCGCCGCAGGGGAGGCTGTGACTCCAAGGTAGCTCCACGGCGGCGGTCCCGAGCACAGCCACTGCCTCCGCTTCTCCCGTCACAGCCTCCAGAGTCTCCAGAGCTG CCTTATACGAACCGCCGGCAGAATCGCAAGTGTGGGGCCTGTACAGCCTGCCTGCGGCGGATGGACTGTGGCCACTGTGACTTCTGCTGTGACAAGCCCAAATTTGGGGGCAGCAACCAGAAGCGCCAGAAATGTCGTTGGCGCCAATGCCTGCAGTTTGCTATG AAGCGGCTGCTGCCAAGTGTCTGGGCAGGGTCTGAGGATGGGTCAGAGCCGCCCCCACCTTACCCTCGTCGAAAAAGGCCTTGCTCTACTCGAAGGCCTCGTCTGGGTCAGACCCTGAAGCCTCccttggccacacctacagcccGACGAGACCATACCCAGACTTCAATGAAGCAGGAAACGGGCGGTGGCTTTGTGCTGCCCCCACCTGGCACTGACCTTGTGTTCTTACGGGAGGGTGCAAGCAGTCCTGTGCAGGTGCCTGGCCCAGCTCCAGCTTCCACAGAAGCTTTGTTGCAG ACAGTAGATCCAGGCCTTCCAGCTGTGAAGCAAGAGCCACCTGACCCTGAGGAGGACAAGGAGGAGAACAAGGATGACTCTGCCTCTGACTTGGCcccagaggaggaggcaggaggggctggcACGCCCGTG ATCACGGAGATTTTCAGCCTGGGTGGAACCCGCCTCCGGGACACAGCAGTCTGGTTGCCAAG GTCCAAGGACCTTAAAAAACCTGGAGCTAGAAAGCAGTAG
- the MBD1 gene encoding methyl-CpG-binding domain protein 1 isoform X12 has product MAEDWLDCPALGPGWKRREVFRKSGATCGRSDTYYQSPTGDRIRSKVELTRYLGPACDLSLFDFKQGILCYPAPKAHSLAVPSRKRKKPSKPAKARKRQVGPQKSEVRKETPRDETKADANPAPASLPAPGCCENCGISFSGDGTRRQRLKTLCKDCRAQRIAFNREQRMFKRVGCGECTACQVTEDCGACSTCLLQLPHDVASGLFCKCEQRRCLRIVERSRGCGVCRGCQTREDCGRCRVCLRPPRPGLRRQWKCVQRRCLRHLAHRLRRHHQRCQRRPSLAVAPPAGKHGRRRGGCDSKVAPRRRSRAQPLPPLLPSQPPESPELHPRTLAPLPRAEFIYYCVDEDELPYTNRRQNRKCGACTACLRRMDCGHCDFCCDKPKFGGSNQKRQKCRWRQCLQFAMKRLLPSVWAGSEDGSEPPPPYPRRKRPCSTRRPRLGQTLKPPLATPTARRDHTQTSMKQETGGGFVLPPPGTDLVFLREGASSPVQVPGPAPASTEALLQVKQEKADAQEDWTPGTAILTSPVLLPGCPSKTVDPGLPAVKQEPPDPEEDKEENKDDSASDLAPEEEAGGAGTPVITEIFSLGGTRLRDTAVWLPRSKDLKKPGARKQ; this is encoded by the exons ATGGCTGAGGACTGGCTGGACTGCCcggccctgggccctggctggAAGCGCCGTGAGGTCTTTCGAAAGTCAGGTGCCACCTGCGGACGCTCAGACACCTATTACCAGAG CCCCACAGGAGACAGGATCCGAAGCAAAGTTGAGCTCACCCGATACCTGGGCCCTGCGTGTGACCTCTCCCTCTTTGACTTCAAACAAGGCATCTTGTGCTATCCAGCCCCTAAG GCCCATTCCTTGGCTGTCCCCAGCAGGAAGCGGAAGAAGCCTTCAAAGCCAGCCAAGGCTCGGAAACGTCAGGTTGGCCCCCAAAAGAGTGAGGTCAGGAAGGAGACCCCAAGGGATGAGACCAAGGCTGACGCTAACCCAGCCCCAGCTTCACTTCCTGCACCTGG GTGCTGTGAGAACTGTGGAATCAGCTTCTCAGGGGATGGTACCCGAAGGCAGAGGCTCAAGACTTTGTGCAAGGACTGCCGAG cacagagaattgCTTTCAACCGGGAGCAGAGGATGTTTAAG CGTGTGGGCTGTGGGGAGTGCACAGCCTGCCAGGTAACAGAAGACTGTGGGGCCTGCTCCACCTGCCTTCTGCAGTTGCCCCATGACGTGGCATCGGGGCTGTTCTGCAAGTGTGAGCAAAGACGGTGCCTCCGGATTGTGGAAAGG AGCCGAGGATGTGGAGTATGCCGGGGCTGTCAGACCCGAGAGGACTGTGGGCGTTGTCGAGTCTGCCTTCGCCCTCCCCGCCCTGGTCTCAGGCGCCAGTGGAAGTGCGTCCAGCGGCGTTGCTTACGG CACCTTGCCCATCGCCTCCGTCGCCACCATCAGCGATGTCAACGACGCCCTTCCCTAGCTGTGGCTCCCCCTGCT gGTAAACATGGCCGCCGCAGGGGAGGCTGTGACTCCAAGGTAGCTCCACGGCGGCGGTCCCGAGCACAGCCACTGCCTCCGCTTCTCCCGTCACAGCCTCCAGAGTCTCCAGAGCTG CACCCCAGAACCCTGGCCCCCTTGCCACGTGCCGAATTCATCTATTACTGTGTAGACGAGGACGAGCTA CCTTATACGAACCGCCGGCAGAATCGCAAGTGTGGGGCCTGTACAGCCTGCCTGCGGCGGATGGACTGTGGCCACTGTGACTTCTGCTGTGACAAGCCCAAATTTGGGGGCAGCAACCAGAAGCGCCAGAAATGTCGTTGGCGCCAATGCCTGCAGTTTGCTATG AAGCGGCTGCTGCCAAGTGTCTGGGCAGGGTCTGAGGATGGGTCAGAGCCGCCCCCACCTTACCCTCGTCGAAAAAGGCCTTGCTCTACTCGAAGGCCTCGTCTGGGTCAGACCCTGAAGCCTCccttggccacacctacagcccGACGAGACCATACCCAGACTTCAATGAAGCAGGAAACGGGCGGTGGCTTTGTGCTGCCCCCACCTGGCACTGACCTTGTGTTCTTACGGGAGGGTGCAAGCAGTCCTGTGCAGGTGCCTGGCCCAGCTCCAGCTTCCACAGAAGCTTTGTTGCAG GTGAAGCAAGAGAAGGCGGATGCCCAGGAAGACTGGACACCGGGCACAGCCATCCTGACTTCTCCTGTATTGCTGCCGGGCTGCCCCAGCAAG ACAGTAGATCCAGGCCTTCCAGCTGTGAAGCAAGAGCCACCTGACCCTGAGGAGGACAAGGAGGAGAACAAGGATGACTCTGCCTCTGACTTGGCcccagaggaggaggcaggaggggctggcACGCCCGTG ATCACGGAGATTTTCAGCCTGGGTGGAACCCGCCTCCGGGACACAGCAGTCTGGTTGCCAAG GTCCAAGGACCTTAAAAAACCTGGAGCTAGAAAGCAGTAG